AATATGATAATCGCCCAAATCCAGATCAAATATACATTGAAGAAGGCTACAAACAATTATCAACAGATAAATCTAATAAATCCGATGTTATTATCTTGTTCTTTACACTAATTGTCCCACTTGCAATTTTGTTTTTTTTATTTTGGTCTACAAATTTAACCAATATAGCAATAGTATTCTTGTTAGTTATAGTAAGTTTTATTCTTATGTTGATTGGTCAGATTCATTATATACTTCAACGAGATAGACGTCATAAAAATGCACTGAAGATAACTTTAGAAAAAACAGATGGTTTGCGACCAACATGTTGTCCTGAATTCACACCTAAGATGTTTGTATATACATTAATAATTTTTATCATTATGTTTTTAGTTCTTGACCGCTATTATTTTACACCACTCACATAGGAGTAACTCAAAACATTAACTACCTTCTTCACATTCCTGCTCTTGAAATTCAATTCCCCTTCCTTTGCTTTTTTCTTCAAATAAGCCAAAGCACTCCTATGCTTGATTCCAAGCTCTCTTGCTTTTTCAGGAGTTAGTTGTAAGATAAAATCATAGACAGCATTTTCATTGACGAACTCTTGAGCCTTCTTCACATCAAGAGCCTGCTCGTCTATGTTATTTGCTTCTTTCCCGATGTAAACAAGACCTTTAGCATGAATATGTTTTCTTTCGAGTACTCCTGTGTCTCCATCAAACTTAGCTTCAGGATGATTGATATAATGGATAATTGTTCTATTCAATTGTTTGTAATAATACGAACCTTTTTTAAAATCTCCTGTTTCATAATCAATGAAAGGATTGTAAACTATGCTTTGAGGGTCGCTTGAATAAGGAGCTAAAGGTTTTACAGCTTTACCATTTTCCTCTATTGTCTGGAATCCAACAAGATAGAAGTTGAATGGCTTAATTTGATGCTTCCATAATCTATTCTTATTAAGTCTCTTAAACCTGTTAAGAACATTTGGAGTAGTAACCGTTAGCCTTGAAATAGCAAAGAAACTAGAATATTTCCTTTCAATATCAAGTTCTGAGATTATCCCGTAATGTAATTTTAGAATATCTTCCCATATCTCAGCCTGCCAATCATTAACAGCCTTTGGAAATGGGTTTGTAAGATGCCCCAAACCATGAAGTTTGAAAGACCTTTCATGCTCCATGAATTTGATATTCTCATCTTCATAAGTGTAAAGAGCATAGCGTTTTGAGGATATTCCATAAAACCACATATCCACCTTTTCAGGTTTCAACAAATCAATATCTAGGCTGTATGGATTCAATGGTTGGAAATATTCGACTATTTCCTGTGAGTGCTCAGGCGGGATAAAAATAGAATCAGTATCCATGTAGGCATGAGTAGAACCTAATTCTTTGGCCTTAGCTTCAGCAATAGCAAGAAACAACCTTGAACCCGATGTAATCATAACAGCTAGCAAAGGATGATAAAAATTCCCTTCCTTTTCATACCTATTTTCTGATGTTTCAAAACTGTCTAATCCATGCACTTGAATTGTGCTTTTCTTATCTTCAGGATTTAGTTCTATGAATATCCCATAGCTCATAGCATTAACAAGAATCTTAATGGCCTGTGCTCTGCTTTTTAGAGATTGATACTCTGAATCTTCTCTCTCAAGTGATTTCATTCTTAACTTGATTTTCTGTCTTTCCTCAACAAGTACCTGAACAAGATTATCTTCTGAAGGGTCTATATCAATCCCAAGTATTTGGGAATTGTTCAAATTAGCCTGAATCCCTTTAGGAATAAAACGAACTGCTTCTACAATATCCGGTACTTTTCCAGTTAGAAGGACAGATCCGACGACATCAGGTAAAGAGTACCATAATTCAAGATCAGAGCTTAGATAATTAACACCCACATTAAAGGACAAACTATCTTTCTTGTATACCATTCTGATAGGTAGAATATCCTCATCAGGATGTAATTTTACCATTACAATGAAGTCTTTCCAGTTATCCTTATTTTGCAGGTATTCAAGGTTCACCTTTGCAAGCATCCTTTTTATCTCAACAGTAACAACCTTTGTTTCAATATTCTCAGCAATAATGAATTTCCAGAGATCAAGAACCATTGTAACAGTTGGGTACATACTTGTAAAATCAAGGGTTGTTACTTTAACAGGTACTTTTCTAATCTTACATTCACACCTACCACCAAAATAAGCGGTCATGATATTGCCTTTGTAGCTATCGGAAAAATCAGGCAATTGTTCATTTAATGGTTTAATTCCAAGTTGCTTTAATGCATGTTTCCCAAGAGATGCAGAACTGTATATTTTTGTGGGTGCTAGCTGTATTTGATAAAGGTCTAATTCCTCTATGAGCTTTTGGTAAACCTCAAATGTACTTTCAACATCAGTTACAAGATAATCAATGTACCTTTTTGTAACCCTTCCATGTTCTATATTTTTCATTTTCTGAATGTCTGTATTCAATTTCTCACAGGCTTTTGCAAGAGAGATTTTATTTGATTGAAGCAGGACTTCAGCTAGTGTTTGTACATCAAGAAAATAACCTGAAAAATAGTTCTCTCCTTTGTTCTGCTTTGTAGTAGTGAATTTAATGCTGTGAGAAGAACCTAATTTCTTGATTACAATAGGTGGATTAAAACGATTAGAGGAAAGAGTAAATGTAAAACCACCTCTGTTCTTTTTCCTTGAATCTCCAACTCTCATAGCTATTCTGCTTAGGTCAAAGGGAAGATTGAAACCTATACAAAGAGTTCTCAAATCAAACATTTCAGAATAGAAGACATCTTGAATAAACTCTTCAAGGTTATAGAGTTCAATACCATATTCCATTGAATACGATTTTAAAACAACTTTCTCCCTTTCATCAAGCATCGAAGGTTCATAGAAAAGTCCTTCATGCTGAATCCATTCATCCTGATAAATTTGAAAATAGCCTATTTTCAAGTTCTGATATTGGTCTATTGTTGTTTCAGTATCAAAGACAAATACTCTCTCATGTCTTAGTGGATGCTCATTTGTGTTTTTAGGACTATCACATTTTGTGTTAGAAACTTTTTGAGTGTATCCTCTGACTGCTATCTTACTCATCTGCTCCTACCTCAAAGCCTAAAATTAACAATTCGTCTCCTATTTCCTTCAAAATAGCCCCAATAGACACTAAAGCAAAACTTTGTTGAGAATCTTTCCTTGCTTTTGGGCTGAGTTTATTCTGTTCTGCTGTTATTTTTGCATGGCAATTCTTACACAAAGGTCTTGTTTTGGGTGAACGTTTTCTTCCATACAAATGATGGTTTTCAAGTGTTTCAGGACTTGATTCACCACAAATAGAACAACAAAGAACTGTTTCCTTGTCTCTTTTCTGTTTATTGATACTCTTTTTGTATTCTGCTTTATTCATGGTTTCACCTCACTCCTTATATATTTCAAAAAACTCCGGCTCTTCCTGAGCTTCTGCTATCTCGTATAGCTTGTCAAGATCAGTTTCAAAAAAGTGCTCTTTTCCTTTAGCATCTACTATTTTTTGACCTTTGAATTGTTCCAAAACTGAAGGATCATTTGTTTTAAGCGCCTTTTGTACAAGAGCAAAATACTTTCCTA
The sequence above is a segment of the uncultured Methanolobus sp. genome. Coding sequences within it:
- a CDS encoding DNA polymerase produces the protein MSKIAVRGYTQKVSNTKCDSPKNTNEHPLRHERVFVFDTETTIDQYQNLKIGYFQIYQDEWIQHEGLFYEPSMLDEREKVVLKSYSMEYGIELYNLEEFIQDVFYSEMFDLRTLCIGFNLPFDLSRIAMRVGDSRKKNRGGFTFTLSSNRFNPPIVIKKLGSSHSIKFTTTKQNKGENYFSGYFLDVQTLAEVLLQSNKISLAKACEKLNTDIQKMKNIEHGRVTKRYIDYLVTDVESTFEVYQKLIEELDLYQIQLAPTKIYSSASLGKHALKQLGIKPLNEQLPDFSDSYKGNIMTAYFGGRCECKIRKVPVKVTTLDFTSMYPTVTMVLDLWKFIIAENIETKVVTVEIKRMLAKVNLEYLQNKDNWKDFIVMVKLHPDEDILPIRMVYKKDSLSFNVGVNYLSSDLELWYSLPDVVGSVLLTGKVPDIVEAVRFIPKGIQANLNNSQILGIDIDPSEDNLVQVLVEERQKIKLRMKSLEREDSEYQSLKSRAQAIKILVNAMSYGIFIELNPEDKKSTIQVHGLDSFETSENRYEKEGNFYHPLLAVMITSGSRLFLAIAEAKAKELGSTHAYMDTDSIFIPPEHSQEIVEYFQPLNPYSLDIDLLKPEKVDMWFYGISSKRYALYTYEDENIKFMEHERSFKLHGLGHLTNPFPKAVNDWQAEIWEDILKLHYGIISELDIERKYSSFFAISRLTVTTPNVLNRFKRLNKNRLWKHQIKPFNFYLVGFQTIEENGKAVKPLAPYSSDPQSIVYNPFIDYETGDFKKGSYYYKQLNRTIIHYINHPEAKFDGDTGVLERKHIHAKGLVYIGKEANNIDEQALDVKKAQEFVNENAVYDFILQLTPEKARELGIKHRSALAYLKKKAKEGELNFKSRNVKKVVNVLSYSYVSGVK
- a CDS encoding HNH endonuclease; this encodes MNKAEYKKSINKQKRDKETVLCCSICGESSPETLENHHLYGRKRSPKTRPLCKNCHAKITAEQNKLSPKARKDSQQSFALVSIGAILKEIGDELLILGFEVGADE